In the Solanum pennellii chromosome 5, SPENNV200 genome, one interval contains:
- the LOC107019630 gene encoding uncharacterized protein LOC107019630 gives MDRSSLMVHVQQVEDSRKKRGVRDVRRPRTQDQAGPSHRGHGNNFVIREQPRFSKGQQILGILTLRGVHHIEEANLNPRGAMALRVQKGTNACFGCGKSGHMVRDCPQNRGQAGGNAQTRPNPQSEAAAEPPKRNRFYDMKGREEQDKSTDVVTGSTLSFLTSLLALTFEILPEVLHYPIVVKIEDLKPSGLTQIIEDLT, from the exons atggaccGTTCCagtttgatggtgcatgtccagcaggtagaggacagccgCAAGAAGAGAGGTGTTCGTGATGTTAGGAGGCCTAGGactcaagatcaggcaggtcccaGCCATAGAGGCCACGGAAACAATTTTGTTATCCGTGAGCAGCCCAGGTTCAGCAAGGGGCAACAGATTTTGGGAATTCTAACTCTCAGAGGAGTACATCACATAGAGGAGGCAAACTTGAACCCAAGAGGGGCAATGGCG TTGAGAGTGCAAaagggcactaatgcctgctttggttgtggtaagagtggacacatggtcAGAGACTGTCCACAAAAcagaggtcaggctggaggtaacgCTCAGACTAGGCCTAACCCACAGAGTGaagcagcagccgagcctcccaagaggaacagaTTCTATGACatgaagggcagggaggagcaggatAAGTCcactgatgtggtcacag ggtctactcTTTCCTTTTTGACTAGTCTGCTTgctcttacttttgaaatactacctGAAGTTCTACAttatcctatagtg GTTAAGATAGAGGATCTTAAGCCTAGTGGtctgactcagattattgaggatCTAACTTAG
- the LOC107019631 gene encoding B3 domain-containing protein At5g60142-like: MDGILPSNIFLRDRFGNMWPIGVTKAGKDIYFEYGWEKIIKDNIVELGDFFIFDFDGTRIFDFTLLGRNGCVKKGVGSLKINVKEEEVEEMNVEHQKSVDPKENTRARDSKNISSFDVMDENTLVEEKEDEQKEYENREDVPEEEGEKEEEPDEYKEGEEDKERTGMLKKMTTRSKDIFRSGGGTKPKKCFLCDKNTPK; this comes from the exons ATGGATGGAATATTACCTAGCAACATTTTCCTTAGGGATCGGTTTGGAAATATGTGGCCTATAGGGGTAACCAAAGCAGgaaaagatatttattttgaatatggATGGGAAAAAATCATTAAGGACAACATCGTAGAGCTTGGAGACttctttatttttgactttgatGGAACTAGAATTTTTGACTTTACACTACTTGGAAGAAATGGATGTGTAAAGAAAGGAGTTGGGAGTTTAAAAATTAATGTGAAGGAGGAGGAAGTAGAGGAAATGAATGTTGAACATCAAAAGAGTGTGGATCCAAAGGAGAATACTAGGGCTAGAGATAGCAAGAACATTTCTTCTTTCGATGTTATGGATGAGAATACCCTAGTAGAAGAAAAGGAGGATGAACAAAAGGAATATGAAAATAGGGAAGATGTTCCAGAAGAAGAAGGTGAAAAGGAAGAAGAACCTGATGAATACAAAGAAGGCGAGGAAGATAAAGAAAGAACTGgcatgttaaaaaaaatgacaacaCGTTCAAAAg ATATATTCAGAAGTGGAGGTGGAACTAAGCCAAAAAAATGCTTTCTTTGTGACAAAAATACGCCCAAATAG